A stretch of the Vitis vinifera cultivar Pinot Noir 40024 chromosome 16, ASM3070453v1 genome encodes the following:
- the LOC100261463 gene encoding uncharacterized protein LOC100261463 isoform X3 — protein sequence MHFNQALMGSKSDESSDENCRGNAVSQYSVNDVQPPFKSRTCDNLQNTASEISNLVSANSSHDSFCENAQSQAALDASEDVEMLPSENIVEDHLASEPKCVSDQRSLPNKYDDPKGLEVHDDNISCIIENKDEKTSYNADRKCSAGSVSSVCQEGFGKTVHFQTASGSHDVSDMKKSHNNSGQVSCYTQDSIQKVPPSLSTPSEVPSLKDIDIGTGSQGSGLPSCNPKVKDLEEDFSSHLKEELPECSMGHMNSSSTKEAALNVVSDEKSAGYDSADTIANSKTSFIGGSSVVSIEVHTDLEVETDKDGKDRPTEALKCVDQDEEVKKCNELPKLPDIEKPSLQSQLVDESDESDVVEHDVKVCDICGDAGREDLLAICSRCSDGAEHTYCMREMLDKVPEGNWMCEECRFEKEIENQKQVKVEMEGTEKNQLSGQANAVNADVLVKLDTKDSDVEGNSTHKVVSGTQVSGKRHAENTEVGPVVKRQAVELSSGSPKSSSPSRIAALSRNGSFKNSDKGKVRPVHQTSSTTHSSDIPETARSPTAGPRLTPRGALLKSNSFSTSNTKPKVKPVEEVLPEKQKRVREPASLDMKEGVSKMMGKSMSFKSSGRLNATESKVKMLSPNFSHVQNPKGLKQAIERNSFDRKNSFKSERTLGSSAMAGSSVSTPKPDQKPASRGESVSLSSISNNRDSKAVQSDGKLTSPKPTCHPSRKGSEIPVTLGEVKRQSSSSTNGTCSSSEQKPNHASLKDEPSSNSWNTEKSVHANETPQDGSPWSRESTNQGEKTRETSVNRPKQSSTTGGRNLPCEKCKEIGHSSQSCTTRSPRPSTVDASAAKSSKELMNKGNKLKAAIEAAMLKRPGIYKRNKVLDQSDEASLSSTDLNGQMASQDQLSISSSTKNMVSAEGMDEGKAIVQNYTVDSSKQTAVNNLKQLSVLPTGSVFSSKVGEVDSIVPADVKPSMRDISSDASTAANVLWKMPVIPEHEYIWQGVFEVHRSGKVPDLCGGVQAHLSTCASPKVLEVANKFPHKVLLNEVPRSSMWPAQFQDCSVKEDNIGLYFFAKDLESYERNYRSLLESMMKNDLALKGNIDGVELLIFPSNQLPEKSQRWNMMFFLWGVFKGRRLNCSEQTSGSSKVVCIPSLNTVPEDDDIPSIAMTSSENTCSPERMAKDVNTCDRSCDVDLSSMAPALVDIPFVSSSETVNGNHNTKTPSCDDKCLGSQEKMEQQETKLDVHFLSRIPTGSSQLCPEVRCTSTSLKERSDPDGKLESKLQPSVPLIKIGSGSNRVEKLPVHRAASLDRQDVLHHPFKMLPIGSQEVGVMRSISEEKLHDRMSSITSRAKFEIVLMDEDRVMDTEADGEGWQFNTKRPRSDPTETVSQPSSTGTSQGLPWNTGNSILVDGESERKKLKTSYTGAFVCNSSRNTSSLSDGFASPINDPAPVVPPINEKRFFPVDLHPVRNFLLGDDSMPRKAFSPEYEDRLHDTVPNLELALGAEKKPSKQGILPWYLGSADKKTEQDKPPDMVTIKEDDDAASLSLSLSFPIPEKERAVKPVPRTEQLLPERPNVNTSFLLFGRGFPDS from the exons ATGCATTTTAACCAAGCTCTCATGGGGTCAAAGTCTGATGAATCTTCTGATGAAAACTGCCGGGGAAATGCTGTTAGCCAGTATTCTGTTAATGATGTGCAACCTCCTTTTAAGAGTAGAACATGTGATAACTTACAAAATACTGCCAGTGAGATAAGTAATCTAGTCAGTGCTAATTCAAGTCATGATTCATTCTGTGAAAATGCTCAAAGTCAAGCAGCATTGGATGCGTCTGAAGATGTTGAGATGCTTCCAAGTGAAAATATTGTAGAGGATCACCTTGCTTCGGAACCAAAATGTGTTTCTGATCAAAGAAGCCTTCCAAATAAGTATGATGATCCAAAGGGTTTAGAAGTGCATGATGATAACATCTCATGTATTATTGAGAATAAAGATGAAAAGACCAGTTATAATGCTGACAGAAAATGTAGTGCAGGTTCAGTTAGTAGTGTTTGTCAAGAGGGATTTGGAAAGACTGTTCATTTTCAAACTGCCTCAGGCAGTCATGATGTCAGTGATATGAAAAAGAGCCATAATAACAGTGGGCAAGTGAGTTGTTATACTCAAGATTCTATTCAGAAGGTGCCTCCTAGTTTATCAACACCTTCAGAGGTTCCTTCCTTAAAAGATATTGATATTGGCACTGGCTCACAGGGCAGTGGATTGCCTTCCTGCAACCCAAAAGTTAAGGATTTGGAAGAGGATTTCTCTTCTCATCTCAAGGAAGAATTGCCCGAGTGCTCAATGGGGCATATGAATTCATCATCGACAAAAGAGGCAGCACTGAATGTTGTATCTGATGAGAAATCTGCTGGATATGACTCTGCTGATACTATTGCAAATAGTAAAACTAGTTTTATTGGAGGCAGTTCTGTGGTTTCAATTGAAGTTCATACAGACTTAGAAGTAGAGACTGACAAGGATGGTAAGGACAGGCCGACTGAAGCATTGAAATGTGTAGACCAAGATGAGGAGGTCAAGAAGTGCAATGAGTTGCCTAAGTTACCTGATATTGAGAAACCTTCTTTGCAATCTCAGCTTGTGGATGAGAGTGATGAATCAGACGTTGTGGAACATGAT GTCAAAGTTTGTGATATCTGTGGAGATGCAGGTCGGGAGGATTTACTTGCTATTTGTAGTAGATGCAGTGATGGTGCTGAGCACAC CTATTGCATGCGAGAAATGCTGGATAAAGTTCCAGAAGGTAATTGGATGTGTGAAGAATGCAGGTTTGAGAAGGAAATTGAAAACCAGAAGCAAGTGAAAGTTGAAATGGAGGGTACTGAGAAAAATCAACTTTCTGGACAAGCAAATGCTGTAAATGCTGATGTACTTGTGAAGTTGGATACAAAAGATTCAGATGTTGAGGGAAACAGTACCCACAAAGTTGTTTCAGGTACACAAGTCTCTGGTAAGAGACATGCTGAGAATACAGAAGTTGGTCCAGTGGTGAAAAGGCAGGCTGTTGAACTAAGCTCGGGATCGCCAAAGTCATCTAGCCCTAGCAGAATAGCTGCATTATCTCGGAATGGTTCATTCAAGAATTCAGATAAGGGGAAAGTTAGGCCAGTCCATCAAACGTCTTCTACCACACACTCCAGTGATATTCCGGAAACTGCACGATCTCCAACTGCAGGTCCACGACTTACACCTCGTG GTGCTTTGTTAAAGTCTAATTCTTTCAGCACTTCAAACACAAAACCAAAAGTGAAACCTGTAGAGGAAGTTCTTCCTGAAAAGCAGAAGAGGGTTAGGGAACCTGCTTCCCTTGATATGAAGGAGGGTGTTAGTAAAATGATGGGAAAATCCATGTCATTTAAATCCTCAGGCCGTTTAAATGCTACTGAATCAAAAGTTAAAATGCTCTCCCCTAATTTTTCTCATGTTCAGAATCCAAAAGGATTAAAACAGGCTATAGAACGAAACTCATTTGATAGGAAGAATTCGTTTAAATCAGAACGTACATTGGGTAGTTCAGCAATGGCTGGTTCTAGTGTTTCTACACCAAAGCCTGATCAAAAACCTGCATCTCGTGGCGAATCTGTTTCACTTTCTTCTATAAGCAATAACCGTGATTCGAAGGCTGTGCAGTCTGATGGGAAATTAACTTCTCCAAAGCCAACTTGCCATCCAAGTCGTAAAGGTTCAGAAATTCCAGTTACTTTAG GTGAAGTTAAGAGGCAGTCTTCTTCATCTACCAATGGAACATGCAGTTCTTCTGAACAGAAGCCTAACCATGCTAGCTTGAAGGATGAACCTTCATCAAATTCGTGGAACACTGAGAAATCTGTTCATGCTAATGAAACACCACAAGATGGGTCACCTTGGTCTCGGGAATCAACTAACCAGGGTGAGAAAACGAGAGAGACTTCTGTTAATCGCCCAAAGCAGAGTTCCACCACTGGTGGAAGAAATCTTCCCTGtgaaaaatgtaaagaaattgGTCATTCTTCGCAATCTTGCACAACTAGAAGTCCTCGGCCTTCTACTGTTGATGCATCAGCTGCAAAAAGTTCAAAAGAGTTGATGAACAAGGGTAATAAGTTGAAAGCTGCAATTGAAGCAGCCATGCTTAAAAGGCCTGGAATATACAAAAGGAACAAAGTTCTTGATCAATCTGATGAGGCTTCCTTGTCAAGCACAGATTTGAATGGTCAAATGGCTTCTCAAGATCAATTATCAATTTCGAGTAGTACAAAGAATATGGTTTCTGCTGAAGGAATGGATGAAGGGAAGGCAATAGTCCAGAATTATACTGTTGACTCTTCCAAACAAACAGCTGTCAACAACTTGAAGCAGCTTTCTGTGCTCCCTACTGGATCTGTATTCTCTTCCAAAGTGGGAGAAGTAGATTCTATTGTCCCTGCTGATGTAAAGCCTTCTATGAGAGACATTTCTAGTGATGCTTCCACTGCAGCTAATGTTCTTTGGAAGATGCCTGTCATTCCAGAGCATGAATATATTTGGCA AGGGGTTTTTGAAGTCCATAGAAGTGGAAAAGTGCCAGACTTATGTGGTGGAGTGCAAGCACACTTATCAACCTGTGCGTCACCTAAAGTTCTTGAAGTGGCAAATAAGTTTCCCCACAAGGTTCTCTTGAATGAAGTTCCTCGCTCGAGTATGTGGCCAGCCCAGTTTCAAGATTGCAGTGTTAAAGAAGATAACATTGGGCTCTATTTTTTTGCTAAAGATCTTGAAAG TTACGAGAGAAACTACAGGAGTTTGTTGGAGAGCATGATGAAGAATGATTTAGCTCTTAAAGGAAACATTGATGGTGTTGAACTCCTGATATTCCCATCCAACCAGCTTCCTGAGAAATCTCAGC GTTGGAATATGATGTTTTTCTTATGGGGTGTATTCAAAGGAAGGAGATTGAATTGCTCAGAACAGACATCTGGTTCTTCAAAGGTTGTCTGTATTCCTAGTTTGAATACAGTACCTGAGGATGATGATATTCCCAGCATTGCCATGACTTCATCTGAGAACACATGCTCACCTGAACGTATGGCTAAAGATGTAAACACATGTGACAGATCATGCGATGTAGACCTGTCATCCATGGCTCCTGCCTTAGTGGACATACCCTTTGTTTCATCATCTGAAACTGTAAATGGAAATCACAATACGAAAACACCTTCATGCGATGATAAGTGCTTAGGTTCACAAGAAAAAATGGAGCAGCAGGAGACCAAACTTGATGTCCACTTCTTGTCCAGGATTCCAACAGGCAGTTCACAGTTGTGCCCGGAAGTGAGATGCACCAGTACTTCCCTG AAAGAGCGTAGCGATCCAGATGGCAAACTGGAGTCGAAGCTTCAACCTTCTGTTCCATTAATTAAGATAGGAAGTGGTTCGAATAGAGTTGAGAAGTTGCCAGTGCATCGGGCCGCATCACTTGATAGGCAGGATGTTCTGCATCATCCTTTCAAGATGCTTCCCATTGGTTCTCAAGAGGTAGGTGTCATGAGGAGCATCAGTGAGGAGAAGCTACATGATAGAATGAGCAGCATCACGAGTCGAGCAAAATTTGAGATTGTCTTGATGGACGAAGATAGGGTTATGGACACAGAAGCTGATGGAGAGGGTTGGCAATTCAACACTAAACGGCCACGCTCTGATCCTACAGAGACAGTGTCACAACCTTCTTCTACTGGCACAAGTCAAGGATTGCCATGGAATACTGGGAATAGTATTTTGGTTGATGGAGAAAGTGAGCGCAAGAAACTGAAGACAAGTTATACTGGAGCATTTGTTTGTAACAGTTCTAGAAATACGAGTTCTTTGAGTGATGGTTTTGCATCACCCATAAACGATCCGGCTCCTGTTGTTCCACCTATCAATGAAAAAAGATTCTTTCCTGTAGATTTGCATCCTGTGAGGAACTTCCTCTTGGGGGATGACTCCATGCCTCGGAAAGCATTCTCACCAGAATATGAGGATCGACTTCATGATACAGTCCCAAATCTTGAGCTTGCCTTGGGGGCTGAAAAGAAACCATCAAAACAAGGGATCCTGCCTTGGTATCTTGGGAGTGCAGACAAGAAAACCGAGCAGGACAAGCCTCCTGATATGGTGACAATCAAGGAAGACGACGATGCAGCTTCtctttccctttctctttcctttccaATCCCAGAGAAGGAACGAGCTGTGAAACCTGTCCCCAGAACTGAGCAGCTCCTTCCTGAAAGGCCCAATGTGAATACATCCTTCCTCCTATTTGGGAGGGGCTTCCCAGACAGTTAG